The proteins below come from a single Xiphophorus hellerii strain 12219 chromosome 14, Xiphophorus_hellerii-4.1, whole genome shotgun sequence genomic window:
- the gp1ba gene encoding platelet glycoprotein Ib alpha chain: MQLFLLLLFLPLHGAMAASVPGCHGDRDKDHRPRENCSHAGFSHIPAGLDQQTQVLLFPSNLFSSLSWSSFQVFPGLYELDLTANQVPAVAPSSAPVLAGLAVLRLGSNRLTFLPDGAFAACPALTELYLQNNSLASLTDRSFSGLSVLEILDLTANRISILPALMLHPLTAIETLYLENNQIQVMPDGWFSQKEDVPYLYLSLNPWACSCSLGYLRRYLDDFELNIYVRDGAEIRNGVDSVVCDSPRRHQGKPVVTLEESDLCSADGEPKPPRMTSLPPDPTAPAASVQPSGPEPPAATSPPQPTTPDLMTTSAERASVRHRVTRSWYRTFTSPKQRSHHSSSETQTGSSSVGWFNRTAHPTTEVPLAPDVPSTTDVPLNTDVPLVPNVPTSRGRHVSVVPTSRGRHHVSVVPTSRGQHVSMVPASRGQHVSVVPTSRAAVLCVWLSAGCLLLCAASAASVLLTLLRFFFCYQKLYKPLRLMLARRAKAMEGAALLRRAEQADGGVVALYRSLLFVHREGGGSAGREEGEGGQTVTLKLAGDGTGVEDRGVYRRSMYRLVSREEELEGWREVLEECRVSAEDGGRKRGSRREEAAGGAAGGGAAGGGAGGVAAGGGAAAGVSRKRYSVILREEREEVGGGREELDWVVGGWEAGRGAEEGPRSSWGEWLAGYLPSMLWGLAAPPEEAAAAK, from the exons ATgcagctcttcctcctcctcctcttcctcccgcTGCACGGAGCCATGGCCGCCTCGGTGCCTGGCTGCCACGGCGACAGGGACAAGGACCACCGGCCGAGGGAGAACTGCAGCCACGCCGGGTTCAGCCACATCCCAGCAGGACTGGACCAGCAGACGCAG GTCTTGTTGTTTCCATCCAACCTGTTCTCCAGCCTGTCCTGGAGCTCCTTCCAGGTGTTTCCAGGCCTGTATGAGCTGGACCTCACAGCCAACCAG GTTCCGGCCGTGGCCCCCAGCTCCGCTCCGGTTCTGGCCGGCCTGGCCGTCCTCCGGCTGGGCTCCAACCGCCTGACGTTCCTCCCTGACGGCGCCTTCGCCGCCTGTCCCGCTCTGACCGAACTCTACCTGCAGAACAACTCCTTGGCGTCTCTGACCGACCGCAGCTTCTCCGGGCTCAGCGTGTTGGAG ATCCTGGACCTGACGGCCAATCGCATCTCCATCCTTCCTGCTCTCATGCTCCACCCACTGACAGCCATAGAAACCCTCTACCTGGAGAACAACCAG ATCCAGGTGATGCCTGACGGCTGGTTCAGCCAGAAGGAGGACGTGCCGTACCTCTACCTGTCCCTCAACCCCTGGGCCTGCTCCTGTTCCCTCGGTTACCTCCGCAGATACCTGGACGACTTTGAGCTCAACATCTACGTCAGAGACGGCGCAGAAATCAGGAACGGTGTGGACAGCGTG GTGTGCGATTCTCCGCGGCGCCACCAGGGGAAACCTGTAGTGACTCTGGAAGAGTCCGATCTCTGCTCAGCAGACGGAGAACCAAAACCGCCTAGAATGACCTCACTTCCTCCTGACCCGACGGCTCCAGCTGCTTCGGTCCAACCGTCCGgcccagaacctccagctgCAACCTCTCCTCCTCAACCCACGACCCCTGACCTCATGACCACGTCTGCAGAGCGGGCCTCAGTCCGCCACAGAGTCACACGGTCCTGGTACCGGACCTTCACCAGTCCGAAGCAACGCTCCCATCACTCCAGCTCAGAGACGCAAACAGGAAGTTCATCAGTTGGCTGGTTTAATCGGACCGCACACCCGACTACTGAAGTTCCTCTGGCTCCTGATGTTCCCTCAACTACAGATGTTCCCCTAAATACAGATGTTCCTCTGGTTCCTAATGTTcctaccagcagggggcggcaTGTCAGCGTGGTTcctaccagcagggggcggcaT catgTCAGCGTGGTTcctaccagcagggggcagcatgTCAGCATGGTTcctgccagcagggggcagcatgTCAGCGTGGTTCCTACCAGCAGGGCGGCGGTGTTGTGCGTCTGGCTGTCTGCAGGCTGTCTGCTGCTCTGCGCGGCGTCGGCGGCGTCGGTCCTGCTGACTCTGCTGAGGTTCTTCTTCTGCTACCAGAAGCTCTACAAGCCGCTGAGGCTAATGCTAGCAAGGAGGGCGAAGGCCATGGAGGGCGCGGCTCTGCTGAGGAGGGCGGAGCAGGCAGATGGAGGAGTGGTGGCGCTGTACCGCTCTCTGCTGTTTGTCCACAGAGAGGGAGGAGGCTCTGcggggagggaggagggagaagGAGGACAGACGGTTACTCTGAAGCTAGCAGGAGACGGGACAGGAGTGGAGGACAGAGGAGTTTACAGGAGGAGCATGTACCGCCTGGTCAGCagagaggaggagctggagggatggagggaggtGCTGGAGGAGTGCCGGGTCTCTGCAGAGGATGGAGGCAGGAAGAGAGGGAGCAGGAGGGAGGAGGCggcaggaggagcagcaggaggaggagcagcaggaggaggagcaggaggagtagcagcaggaggaggagcagcagcaggagtctCCAGGAAACGCTACAGCGTGATTCTGAGGGAGGAGCGGGAGGAGGTGGGGGGAGGGCGGGAGGAGCTGGACTGGGTGGTGGGAGGATGGGAGGCGGGCCGAGGAGCGGAGGAGGGGCCGAGGAGCAGCTGGGGGGAGTGGCTGGCTGGCTATTTACCCAGCATGCTGTGGGGCCTGGCTGCTCCTCCTGAGGAGGCGGCAGCAGCAAAGTGA
- the LOC116732306 gene encoding uncharacterized protein LOC116732306, with product MKEENQENRENQENRENQENRENQEIKTEVKVEETEEVKLAENHEDHQDPEPDHQDPEPDHQNPEPDHQDPEPGFHTLDTTQTQTSVSSGLQFQEMSCTLLCCPVCQPCLWKHLKDVHHVKNASKPQLTWSSGRTNIQSHPEPTVDERGEELNRAATAEAPRLEERSGTRPGCTQLFKAVKSRLRKLEWDKSELEARVGQLERVLMGARRSAAADRAEEGRQPAGGPSDPGVSATQRKRRRQRALGEAAAADGASSGRSSGTQPDQGAGTTVRSSEPR from the exons ATGAAGGAGGAGAACCAGGAGAACCGGGAGAACCAGGAGAACCGGGAGAACCAAGAGAACCGGGAGAACCAAGAAATTAAGACTGAGGTAAAGGTTGAGGAAACTGAGGAAGTTAAACTGGCTGAGAACCATGAGGACCACCAGGACCCAGAACCGGACCACCAGGACCCAGAACCGGACCACCAGAACCCAGAACCGGACCACCAGGACCCAGAACCAGGTTTCCACACTCTGGACACCACCCAGACCCAAACGTCTGTCTCCTCTGGTCTACAG TTTCAGGAAAtgtcttgcaccctgctgtgcTGTCCCGTCTGCCAGCCCTGCCTGTGGAAACATCTGAAGGATGTTCACCACGTGAAAAATGCGTCAAAGCCACAGCTGACCTGGTCGAGCGGTCGCACCAACATTCAGTCACATCCAGAGCCGACTGTAGATGAGAGGGGCGAAGAGTTGAACCGGGCAGCGACCGCCGAAGCCCCTCGGCTGGAGGAGAGGAGCGGGACGCGGCCAGGCTGCACTCAGCTCTTCAAGGC aGTCAAGTCACGACTCAGAAAGCTGGAGTGGGACAAGAGCGAACTGGAGGCAAGAGTGGGTCAGTTGGAGCGGGTCCTGATGGGGGCGCGGCGCAGCGCTGCGGCCGACAGGGCGGAGGAAGGCCGTCAGCCGGCGGGTGGACCGTCGGACCCGGGTGTTTCTGCAACGCAGCGCAAGAGGCGGAGGCAGCGGGCACTGGGCGAGGCAGCGGCAGCGGACGGCGCCTCGTCGGGCCGTTCCTCCGGGACGCAGCCTGACCAAGGAGCAGGAACCACGGTGAGATCATCAGAACCACGGTGA